A single Pradoshia eiseniae DNA region contains:
- the sufC gene encoding Fe-S cluster assembly ATPase SufC: MAGSVLTIKDLHVAIDGKEILKGVNLEVKGGEIHAIMGPNGTGKSTLSSAIMGHPKYEVTSGSITMDGEDVLEMEVDERAKAGLFLAMQYPSEISGVTNADFMRSAINSKREEGNEISLMKFIKEMDKKMELLEMDPDMAQRYLNEGFSGGEKKRNEILQLMMLQPSIAILDEIDSGLDIDALKVVSKGINQMRSEDFGCLMITHYQRLLNYITPDYVHVMMQGKIVKSGGAELAQRLEAEGYEWIKEELGIEDETVEIEA, encoded by the coding sequence ATGGCTGGTTCAGTACTTACAATCAAAGATTTACATGTTGCAATCGATGGCAAAGAAATTCTTAAAGGCGTTAATCTTGAGGTTAAAGGTGGAGAAATCCACGCAATCATGGGTCCAAATGGTACAGGGAAATCTACATTATCCTCAGCAATCATGGGCCATCCTAAATATGAAGTAACAAGCGGATCTATCACAATGGACGGAGAAGATGTGCTTGAAATGGAAGTAGATGAGCGCGCTAAAGCTGGTCTATTCTTGGCAATGCAGTACCCAAGCGAAATTTCCGGCGTAACAAATGCTGATTTCATGCGTTCTGCAATCAACAGTAAACGCGAAGAAGGAAATGAAATTTCATTGATGAAATTCATCAAGGAAATGGATAAGAAAATGGAGCTATTGGAAATGGATCCGGATATGGCACAGCGTTACTTGAACGAAGGATTCTCAGGCGGAGAGAAGAAACGTAATGAAATCCTTCAATTGATGATGCTTCAGCCATCTATCGCTATCCTTGACGAAATTGACTCCGGTCTTGATATTGATGCACTTAAAGTCGTTTCTAAAGGCATTAACCAAATGAGAAGCGAAGATTTTGGCTGCTTAATGATCACTCACTACCAACGTCTATTGAACTACATTACTCCTGATTATGTACATGTTATGATGCAAGGGAAAATCGTAAAATCCGGCGGTGCAGAGCTTGCGCAGCGTCTAGAGGCTGAAGG
- a CDS encoding methionine ABC transporter ATP-binding protein gives MITLNDVSKTFTKTFKKGTSIKAVDHVSLSIEQGEIFGIIGYSGAGKSTLIRMLNGLEKPTKGTVKVAGRDMGAIKGRELREARKEVSMIFQHFNLLWSRTVSENIEFPLEIAKVPKKKRKARVQELIKLVGLEGREDAYPSQLSGGQKQRVGIARALANNPKVLLCDEATSALDPQTTDDILDLLVDINKRLGLTIVLITHEMHVIRKICHRVAVMELGKVVETGQVLDVFKKPAAPITKRFVQQVTEPEETKETIEHLLEAYPTGQVVQLSFIGESAETPVLSDVIRSYKINVNILQGKISQTQNGSYGTLFIHVDGEQAEVSRAIDYLHKQDIGVEVISE, from the coding sequence ATGATCACGTTGAACGATGTATCCAAGACATTTACGAAAACTTTTAAAAAAGGTACATCCATTAAAGCTGTTGATCATGTATCCTTATCAATCGAGCAAGGTGAGATTTTTGGGATCATTGGATATAGCGGTGCCGGAAAGAGTACGCTCATCCGCATGTTGAACGGTTTGGAAAAACCGACAAAAGGAACAGTAAAGGTCGCTGGCCGGGATATGGGCGCCATTAAAGGAAGGGAATTAAGAGAAGCGCGCAAAGAAGTGAGCATGATATTCCAGCACTTTAATCTCCTATGGTCTAGAACCGTTAGTGAAAATATTGAGTTTCCTCTAGAAATAGCAAAGGTACCGAAAAAGAAACGAAAAGCTAGGGTACAGGAGCTTATCAAGCTAGTAGGTCTTGAGGGCAGAGAGGATGCCTATCCGTCCCAATTGAGCGGGGGCCAAAAACAGCGTGTCGGAATTGCGAGGGCGCTGGCAAATAATCCTAAGGTGCTCTTATGTGATGAAGCAACCTCTGCACTCGACCCGCAAACAACGGATGATATTCTTGATTTATTGGTCGACATCAATAAACGTCTAGGATTGACCATTGTCCTGATTACGCATGAAATGCATGTCATTCGTAAGATTTGTCATCGTGTTGCAGTTATGGAATTGGGCAAGGTCGTGGAAACTGGACAGGTGCTCGATGTGTTCAAGAAACCAGCGGCACCAATCACAAAGCGTTTTGTTCAGCAAGTGACGGAGCCTGAGGAAACGAAGGAAACCATTGAACACTTGCTTGAGGCCTACCCGACTGGGCAAGTGGTCCAGTTATCCTTTATCGGTGAATCAGCGGAAACACCGGTGCTTTCAGATGTCATTCGCTCATACAAAATAAATGTGAATATCCTGCAAGGGAAAATATCTCAAACGCAGAATGGTTCATATGGCACATTATTCATCCATGTGGATGGGGAACAAGCAGAAGTTTCAAGAGCGATTGACTATCTTCATAAGCAAGATATCGGTGTGGAGGTGATTTCAGAATGA
- a CDS encoding MetQ/NlpA family ABC transporter substrate-binding protein, with amino-acid sequence MKKKLSFILVLCFTLILAACGSSEDSGSGDGDEKKLTIGASNVPHAEILEQAKPLLKEKGIDLEIEVFTDYVMPNKALEDGSIDANYFQHIPYFEQQVADNEYDFANAGGIHIEPIGVYSKKYDSLEDLPKGAEIIMSSSVADHGRILSMLEAEGLITLKEDVEKVKATVDDIAENPKNLKFKTDIEAPMLTQVYNNDEGDAVLINSNYAIDADLVPSEDAIALESPEDNPYVNIIAIRTEDKDNEAVKTLVEVLQSEDIQNFINEEYKGSVIPAK; translated from the coding sequence TTGAAAAAGAAGTTATCATTCATTTTAGTACTTTGCTTCACATTAATTTTGGCTGCTTGCGGCAGTTCAGAGGATTCAGGCTCAGGTGATGGGGACGAAAAGAAATTAACGATAGGGGCTTCAAATGTGCCGCATGCTGAGATTTTAGAGCAAGCGAAGCCATTGCTTAAAGAAAAGGGCATTGATTTGGAAATCGAAGTATTTACCGATTATGTAATGCCGAATAAAGCATTAGAGGATGGCTCGATTGATGCGAACTACTTCCAGCACATTCCGTATTTCGAACAACAGGTGGCAGATAATGAATATGATTTCGCTAATGCTGGCGGTATTCATATCGAACCAATCGGCGTTTATTCAAAAAAATATGATAGCTTAGAGGATTTGCCAAAAGGAGCAGAAATTATCATGAGCAGCTCTGTCGCTGATCATGGCCGTATCCTGTCCATGCTTGAAGCAGAAGGTCTTATCACATTGAAGGAAGACGTGGAGAAAGTTAAAGCAACGGTTGATGATATCGCTGAAAATCCAAAAAACCTTAAGTTTAAAACAGATATTGAAGCGCCAATGCTTACGCAAGTTTACAATAATGATGAAGGCGACGCTGTCTTGATCAACTCCAACTATGCCATTGATGCCGATCTTGTTCCTTCGGAAGATGCAATTGCGCTTGAAAGCCCAGAGGATAACCCGTATGTGAACATTATCGCTATTCGTACAGAAGACAAAGATAATGAAGCAGTCAAGACACTGGTGGAAGTCCTTCAATCCGAGGATATCCAAAACTTCATCAATGAAGAATATAAAGGTTCTGTCATCCCGGCAAAATAA
- a CDS encoding methionine ABC transporter permease, which yields MIETYFPNVVWERISEATQETIYMTIIALVATFFLGIILGLLLFLTSKGNLWENKLIYGIVAAFVNIFRSIPFIILIVLLIPFTKALVGKITGANAALPALIIGAAPFYARMVEIGLREIDKGVIEAAKSMGATTFTIIRKVLIPESLPALVSGITVTAIALVGYTAMAGMIGAGGLGNLAYLEGFSRGQSDVTLVATIVVLIIVFILQFIGDSITRKLDKR from the coding sequence ATGATAGAGACATATTTTCCGAATGTCGTATGGGAACGCATTTCTGAGGCAACCCAAGAGACTATATACATGACAATCATAGCGCTAGTGGCAACCTTTTTTCTTGGTATCATCCTTGGCCTCTTATTATTTCTGACATCTAAGGGGAATCTTTGGGAAAACAAATTAATCTATGGGATTGTTGCGGCGTTTGTTAACATATTCCGCTCCATCCCGTTCATCATATTAATTGTTTTGCTGATTCCATTCACAAAAGCTCTTGTTGGGAAAATCACTGGTGCGAATGCCGCGTTGCCAGCGTTAATTATTGGGGCAGCGCCATTTTATGCACGGATGGTCGAAATCGGCTTGCGGGAAATTGATAAAGGGGTTATTGAAGCCGCTAAGTCAATGGGAGCAACAACCTTCACGATTATAAGGAAGGTATTAATTCCGGAATCACTGCCGGCACTCGTATCAGGTATTACCGTGACGGCGATTGCGCTAGTTGGCTATACTGCGATGGCAGGCATGATAGGAGCAGGCGGATTAGGAAACCTTGCCTATTTAGAAGGCTTCAGCCGCGGCCAGTCTGATGTGACCTTGGTGGCGACCATCGTAGTATTGATTATTGTGTTTATCCTCCAATTTATTGGAGATAGCATAACCAGGAAACTGGATAAACGTTAA